In Flavivirga abyssicola, the following are encoded in one genomic region:
- a CDS encoding BT0820 family HAD-type phosphatase produces the protein MNFNNQLIIAIDFDGTIVEDAYPKIGKPILFAFETLKQLQDDGHRLILWTYRSGERLKEAVKFCEDNGIVFYAVNNSFPEEKYTDDVSRKINADLFIDDRNIGGFLGWGEIYQLLTNTKPPEIEKKKGFFGFLK, from the coding sequence ATGAATTTTAATAACCAACTTATTATTGCAATCGATTTTGATGGAACTATTGTTGAGGACGCATATCCTAAAATAGGAAAACCCATATTGTTTGCTTTTGAAACTTTAAAACAGTTACAAGATGACGGACATCGCCTTATTTTATGGACTTACAGATCTGGTGAAAGATTAAAAGAAGCCGTCAAGTTTTGTGAGGATAATGGGATTGTTTTTTATGCTGTAAATAATAGCTTTCCTGAAGAGAAATACACTGACGACGTTAGCAGAAAAATTAATGCTGACTTATTTATTGATGATAGAAATATAGGAGGTTTCTTAGGTTGGGGAGAAATATATCAACTACTCACAAATACCAAACCTCCTGAAATAGAAAAAAAGAAAGGTTTTTTCGGCTTTCTAAAATAG
- a CDS encoding acetyl-CoA hydrolase/transferase family protein: MYKIVSAEDAVKVINSNNRVYVQAAAAAPQLLMNAMTERHEELRNVEVCHLHVEGETGYANPKLSDSFHVNSFFIGNNVRHTLTAGNGSYTPVFLSELPLLFKRNILPLDVALIHVSVPDKHGYCSLGVSVEASLAAIDNAKIVIAQVNEQMPRTHGDGIIHITEIDLFVECNEPIPAHAYGNPSAIENKIGDYVASLIEDKSTLQMGIGTIPNAVLSRLTNHKDLGLHTEMFSDGVIDLILKDVINGNFKGVNPGRALATFLIGSKRLYDYVDDNPFVEMRASDYVNDVSVIKQNPRMVAINSAIEIDLTGQVCADSIGAKMYSGVGGQMDYIRGASLSHGGKAIIALPSITKKGVSRIVPSLKPGAGVVTTRAHVHHVVTEYGIANLYGKTIQERVKALVDIAHPDHREYINKTYYELI, encoded by the coding sequence ATGTATAAGATTGTTAGTGCTGAAGATGCCGTAAAAGTAATTAACAGTAACAATAGGGTTTATGTACAAGCAGCAGCTGCAGCTCCACAATTGTTAATGAATGCCATGACGGAACGCCATGAGGAATTAAGAAATGTTGAGGTTTGTCATCTACATGTAGAAGGCGAGACAGGTTATGCTAACCCGAAACTTAGTGATAGTTTTCATGTGAATTCGTTTTTTATTGGAAATAATGTGCGGCATACATTAACTGCCGGTAACGGATCTTATACTCCTGTTTTTTTAAGTGAATTACCATTATTGTTTAAGAGAAATATCTTACCGTTGGATGTCGCGTTAATTCATGTATCTGTTCCAGATAAACATGGGTATTGTTCGTTGGGTGTTTCGGTTGAAGCTAGTTTGGCTGCTATAGATAATGCAAAAATTGTCATTGCTCAAGTAAATGAACAAATGCCAAGAACCCATGGAGATGGTATTATTCATATTACTGAGATAGATTTATTTGTTGAATGTAACGAACCTATACCTGCCCATGCGTATGGAAATCCATCGGCTATTGAAAATAAAATAGGCGACTATGTAGCTAGTTTAATTGAAGATAAAAGCACACTGCAAATGGGAATAGGAACAATTCCTAATGCTGTATTATCGCGCTTGACAAATCATAAAGATTTAGGGTTGCATACAGAAATGTTTTCTGATGGGGTCATTGATTTAATTTTAAAAGATGTAATTAATGGAAACTTTAAAGGTGTTAACCCCGGACGTGCATTGGCAACATTTTTAATTGGTTCTAAAAGGTTGTATGATTATGTAGATGACAACCCTTTTGTTGAAATGCGTGCTTCAGATTATGTGAATGACGTGTCTGTTATTAAACAAAACCCTAGGATGGTTGCCATTAACTCTGCTATTGAGATAGATTTAACAGGACAAGTTTGCGCGGATTCTATTGGAGCTAAAATGTATTCGGGAGTAGGAGGACAAATGGATTACATTAGAGGCGCATCTTTAAGCCACGGAGGGAAAGCTATTATAGCATTGCCTTCAATTACAAAAAAGGGTGTTAGTAGAATCGTTCCGTCTTTAAAACCAGGCGCTGGTGTTGTTACTACCAGAGCACATGTGCACCATGTTGTTACAGAATATGGAATAGCTAATTTATATGGAAAAACGATTCAGGAAAGAGTGAAAGCTTTGGTAGACATAGCACATCCAGATCATAGAGAATATATTAATAAGACGTATTATGAACTCATTTAA
- the map gene encoding type I methionyl aminopeptidase, whose protein sequence is MIVVKTKEEIELMRQSALIVSKTLGMLAKEVKEGVSTMQLDKLAEEFIRDQGALPGFLGLYDCPSTLLCSVNEAVVHGLPTNTPLKDGDIVSIDCGALMNEFYGDHAYTFEIGDVDPETKKLIQITKESLYVGIREFKANNRVGDVGYAIQKYCEDHGYGVVRELVGHGLGKKMHEDPEMPNYGKRGRGKKFIEGMVVAIEPMINGGTHKVRQLKDGWTIVTQDGKPSVHFEHDVALVNGKPEILSTFAYVHEALGIVSTEEDEFRQKALVL, encoded by the coding sequence ATGATTGTAGTAAAAACAAAAGAAGAAATAGAGTTAATGCGTCAAAGTGCATTAATAGTTTCAAAAACGCTTGGCATGCTTGCCAAAGAAGTTAAGGAAGGGGTTTCCACCATGCAACTAGATAAGCTTGCTGAAGAATTTATAAGAGATCAAGGGGCTTTACCAGGGTTTTTAGGGTTGTACGACTGTCCTTCAACCTTACTTTGTAGCGTAAACGAGGCTGTAGTACATGGTTTACCAACAAACACCCCTTTAAAAGATGGCGACATTGTTTCTATTGACTGTGGTGCATTAATGAACGAGTTTTACGGAGATCATGCATATACTTTTGAAATTGGTGATGTAGACCCTGAAACAAAAAAGCTTATACAAATAACTAAAGAATCTCTTTATGTTGGTATTAGAGAGTTTAAAGCAAATAATCGTGTTGGTGATGTTGGCTATGCTATACAAAAATATTGTGAAGATCATGGTTATGGCGTTGTTCGCGAATTAGTTGGGCATGGACTAGGTAAAAAGATGCATGAAGATCCAGAAATGCCAAATTACGGTAAACGTGGTCGTGGTAAGAAATTCATTGAAGGTATGGTCGTTGCCATAGAACCTATGATAAATGGAGGTACTCATAAAGTAAGACAATTAAAAGACGGTTGGACTATTGTTACTCAAGATGGTAAGCCTAGTGTTCATTTTGAGCATGATGTGGCACTTGTAAATGGGAAACCCGAAATACTATCAACGTTTGCTTATGTACATGAAGCTTTAGGAATTGTGAGCACTGAAGAAGACGAGTTTAGACAAAAGGCTTTAGTCTTATAA
- a CDS encoding GxxExxY protein, which produces MKNNLTEKIIGAAIEVHRALGPGLLESAYQECLLFELKRLGLSTSKEIALPIIYKDIKLDHGYRIDLLVENKIVVELKTVETFSDVHFAQILTYMKLGNYPLGLLINFHTKLLKNGIKRFINTPQ; this is translated from the coding sequence ATGAAAAATAATCTTACTGAAAAAATTATAGGGGCTGCTATTGAAGTGCATCGAGCCTTGGGTCCTGGATTATTAGAATCTGCATATCAGGAATGTTTACTTTTTGAGTTAAAACGTTTAGGCTTAAGTACCTCTAAAGAAATTGCACTTCCTATAATATATAAGGATATAAAATTAGATCATGGCTATAGAATCGACTTGTTAGTCGAGAACAAAATTGTGGTAGAGCTTAAAACTGTTGAAACTTTTAGTGATGTCCATTTTGCACAAATATTGACTTATATGAAATTAGGGAATTATCCATTAGGATTATTAATAAACTTCCATACCAAACTTTTAAAAAACGGAATTAAACGATTTATAAACACACCTCAGTGA
- a CDS encoding class I SAM-dependent methyltransferase yields the protein MKKVFKLILNTIPRPLLIRLSYIVRPVLAFILKGNTYTDPIDNKSFKTFLPYGYGNQRNNVLSPSTLSLERHRLLWLYLKNETDFFQPEPVSGSSTKESKRIILRATETSSALKVLHFAPEQAFYKRFRKMKNLDYVTTDLNSPLADVKADICNLPFEDDAFDIIFCNHVLEHIPDDTKAMQELYRVLKVGGMGIFQIPQDLAREQTFEDNTITDKKERAKIFGQYDHVRVYGRDYFDKLRSIGFKVDEVDYTANLSKGAIEKYCLAKGEIIPVVYK from the coding sequence TTGAAAAAAGTCTTCAAACTTATACTTAACACAATACCAAGACCTTTACTCATAAGGTTAAGTTACATCGTTCGTCCTGTTTTAGCCTTCATCTTAAAAGGCAACACATATACCGACCCTATAGATAATAAGAGCTTTAAAACTTTCTTACCTTATGGTTATGGAAATCAAAGAAACAATGTGCTCTCCCCTTCTACCCTTTCTTTAGAGCGTCATAGATTGCTATGGTTATACTTAAAAAACGAAACTGATTTCTTTCAGCCTGAACCTGTTTCAGGTTCTTCGACAAAAGAATCGAAAAGAATTATTTTAAGAGCTACCGAAACAAGTTCGGCATTAAAGGTATTGCATTTTGCTCCAGAACAAGCATTTTACAAACGTTTTAGAAAGATGAAAAACCTTGATTATGTGACAACCGATTTGAATTCCCCTTTAGCTGACGTAAAAGCCGATATTTGTAACCTGCCGTTTGAAGATGATGCGTTCGACATTATTTTTTGCAATCACGTTTTAGAACATATTCCAGACGATACCAAAGCCATGCAAGAACTGTATCGGGTTTTAAAAGTTGGGGGCATGGGTATTTTTCAAATTCCACAAGACTTAGCAAGAGAACAAACTTTTGAAGATAATACTATAACGGATAAGAAAGAGCGTGCCAAAATATTTGGACAATATGACCATGTACGCGTGTATGGCCGTGATTATTTTGATAAACTCCGTAGCATTGGTTTTAAAGTCGATGAAGTGGATTACACTGCTAACCTTTCAAAAGGAGCTATTGAGAAGTACTGCTTAGCAAAAGGTGAAATTATTCCCGTAGTTTATAAATAA
- a CDS encoding DUF423 domain-containing protein — protein sequence MTQQIIIATGALFGMLSVIFGAFGAHALKKILSTEQLHSFEVGVKYQMYHAIVLLTIGLNSNNIASTTYWCFTLGVILFSFSIYGLILSDAKGKKFRFLGPITPIGGLLLVIGWLLLLINVL from the coding sequence ATGACACAACAAATTATAATTGCTACAGGAGCTTTATTTGGTATGCTATCTGTAATTTTTGGAGCTTTTGGAGCTCATGCATTAAAGAAAATTTTATCTACCGAACAGTTACATAGTTTTGAAGTTGGTGTTAAATACCAAATGTATCATGCTATTGTATTATTAACTATAGGTCTAAATTCTAATAATATAGCCTCTACAACATATTGGTGCTTTACCTTAGGAGTTATATTATTCTCTTTTAGTATTTATGGGTTAATATTATCAGATGCTAAAGGGAAAAAGTTTCGATTTTTAGGTCCTATTACTCCAATAGGAGGTTTACTTTTAGTTATTGGCTGGTTACTTTTACTCATTAACGTATTATAA
- a CDS encoding FAD:protein FMN transferase, which yields MKQITLLLVFLLSISCEKELKNTKLSGTVFGTFYEVTYSSEVNYEKQIDSLFYVINKSMSTYQTNSDISKLNRNETVEIDTHFRKVYEVSKTIYKETEGAFDPTIGAIVNAWDFGSEGKIVNLDSLKIDSLMLTVGFNKVLRTDHTITKPKGTFLDFNAIAKGYAVDIIAEFLDKKGAQNYIVNIGGELHAKGINIEKNNGWTVGVENPNFDGTQSLSRTLILTNEAMATSGTYRKFKIDKDGNRYAHIIDTKTGYPSKTNLLSISVIAKDCMIADAYATAFKTMGIEKVKVFLKSHPELKVFLIFENDKKELQTLSLNGFTER from the coding sequence ATGAAGCAGATTACATTACTATTGGTCTTTTTATTATCGATTTCTTGTGAAAAAGAACTAAAAAACACGAAGCTTTCCGGAACCGTTTTTGGAACATTTTATGAAGTAACATATAGCTCAGAAGTAAATTATGAAAAACAAATTGATAGTTTATTTTATGTGATTAATAAGTCTATGTCTACGTATCAGACTAACTCAGATATTTCTAAGTTGAATAGAAACGAAACAGTTGAAATTGACACACATTTTAGAAAGGTATATGAAGTTTCAAAAACAATTTATAAGGAAACAGAAGGGGCTTTCGATCCTACCATTGGTGCCATTGTAAATGCCTGGGATTTTGGATCTGAGGGTAAAATAGTGAACTTAGATAGTTTAAAAATTGATAGTTTGATGTTAACTGTTGGTTTCAATAAGGTTCTCAGAACGGATCATACTATTACAAAACCAAAAGGAACCTTTTTAGATTTTAATGCCATAGCAAAAGGATATGCAGTGGACATTATTGCGGAATTCTTGGATAAGAAAGGCGCTCAGAATTATATCGTTAATATAGGAGGAGAGCTTCATGCCAAAGGCATTAATATTGAAAAAAACAATGGATGGACGGTTGGTGTAGAGAATCCTAATTTTGATGGTACTCAATCGCTTTCCAGAACACTTATTTTGACTAATGAAGCGATGGCAACTTCGGGAACCTACAGAAAGTTTAAAATAGATAAAGATGGCAATCGGTATGCCCATATTATCGATACAAAGACAGGGTACCCAAGTAAAACAAATTTGCTAAGCATTTCTGTAATTGCTAAGGATTGTATGATTGCTGATGCCTACGCAACGGCGTTTAAAACCATGGGGATTGAAAAAGTGAAAGTTTTTTTAAAATCACACCCCGAACTTAAGGTTTTTTTGATTTTTGAAAATGATAAAAAAGAACTGCAAACTTTGTCTTTGAATGGGTTTACTGAACGGTAA